The genomic interval TCAACTACTTGAGTTTCATTGACTATAATGAAAGTAGCAACATCATTATTGTATTGATATAGAAAAACACCAATGCAGACAACGAAAGCTAAAAGCAAAGCTATCAACATATAACTTTTTCTTTCCATTCAATCACCTTACTACTATATTGGAGTAAATCTAAAATAAAGTTAACTTTTTTGATTGAATTTACTTTGAACTTTTTCGCTTTCAAGTTCCCGAATGGCTCCGCGTGCAACCCATTTGCTTGCCTTATTATCCATATCAAGAATTTCATAAGCAAGTCCGATTGCTTTTTTGTTATTTTCAGCATTAGATTTGCCTATTTGCCTTAACGCCCAAATAACAGCTTTCTTAACAAAATTTCTATTGTCTTTTGAACCTTCTTTAATTATTCCAAAATACTTATCAAAACTAGAATCTTTGCTGTGAACGGCCATAACTGCAATTAAGCTAAAAGCTGTTCTCTTAACAAATTCCTTATCTGATTCACACCAGATGAAAATATTATCAATGGCTTCTGGAATGAATCTGAAAAGATTAATGCAAGCCTGATTAACCAAATCCCATGAATAGAATGCATTGACCCATTCATTTAGTTGATTTGAATCAACCTTTTC from Methanobrevibacter sp. carries:
- a CDS encoding DNA alkylation repair protein, which codes for MAANQKNGKKCGKNHELTLKLWDWGYHETYLLATMVEENEKVDSNQLNEWVNAFYSWDLVNQACINLFRFIPEAIDNIFIWCESDKEFVKRTAFSLIAVMAVHSKDSSFDKYFGIIKEGSKDNRNFVKKAVIWALRQIGKSNAENNKKAIGLAYEILDMDNKASKWVARGAIRELESEKVQSKFNQKS